A single genomic interval of Nocardioides nitrophenolicus harbors:
- a CDS encoding ABC transporter substrate-binding protein: MVGASILAAALAACGGTSGTSNDGDGGTPRRGGTLIVGEDSQPLSGFDPIMAQAFNAKRMVAQFYEGLLSLGEDGQTIEPGLATEWNQTGDLTYEFTLRDGVKFHDGSDLTAEDVVFSLERIVDPEQHSPYSSLYNFKAITAPAANKVVIELSEPQASLLHLLAQPWSAGIVSKKWVESTDADEQKTKENGTGPFKLKEFREGSLISTVRFDDYWDEGKPYLDGVDFRLMADESTRISAFTSGSIDMMQARVPKNAEAVKAKGLNVGPAYNLSYWVGLNMTDGALANPKVRQAISVGIDREQLIEIGSQGAGELAYTVPPADPLGSPATKDTPNYQYDPEQAKQLLAESGEKDVRLKLILQSENQNALPTAQLLAEQLGKIGIEVDVVPTPFSTLVSNLLSGKWDADMIVLNAALNADASQYLALWFAKDSTATKVDDPKLWQMMSDAVTTTGGDEDRKARYQEIGDYIAENVYQIVPYAAPSAYDMWTKKLHGFTADASGTRILLKNAWMG, translated from the coding sequence GTGGTCGGAGCCTCGATCCTGGCTGCAGCGCTCGCTGCGTGCGGGGGCACGTCCGGCACCAGCAACGACGGCGACGGCGGTACGCCGCGGCGCGGCGGCACCCTGATCGTCGGGGAGGACAGCCAGCCGCTCAGCGGCTTCGACCCGATCATGGCCCAGGCCTTCAACGCCAAGCGCATGGTCGCGCAGTTCTACGAGGGCCTGCTCTCCCTCGGGGAGGACGGCCAGACCATCGAGCCGGGCCTGGCGACCGAGTGGAACCAGACCGGTGACCTGACCTACGAGTTCACGCTGCGCGACGGCGTGAAGTTCCACGACGGGTCGGACCTGACCGCCGAGGACGTGGTGTTCAGCCTCGAGCGCATCGTCGACCCCGAGCAGCACTCGCCGTACTCCTCGCTCTACAACTTCAAGGCCATCACCGCCCCTGCCGCGAACAAGGTCGTCATCGAGCTGTCTGAGCCGCAGGCGTCGCTGCTGCACCTGCTGGCTCAGCCGTGGAGCGCGGGCATCGTGAGCAAGAAGTGGGTCGAGAGCACGGACGCGGACGAGCAGAAGACCAAGGAGAACGGCACCGGCCCGTTCAAGCTGAAGGAGTTCCGGGAGGGCTCGCTGATCAGCACGGTCCGCTTCGACGACTACTGGGACGAGGGCAAGCCCTATCTCGACGGCGTCGACTTCCGGCTGATGGCCGACGAGTCCACGCGGATCTCGGCGTTCACCTCCGGCTCCATCGACATGATGCAGGCGCGGGTGCCCAAGAACGCCGAGGCGGTGAAGGCGAAGGGCCTCAACGTCGGTCCGGCGTACAACCTGTCCTACTGGGTCGGTCTCAACATGACCGACGGGGCGCTGGCCAACCCGAAGGTGCGCCAGGCGATCAGCGTCGGCATCGACCGCGAGCAGCTGATCGAGATCGGCTCGCAGGGCGCCGGCGAGCTCGCCTACACGGTGCCCCCGGCGGACCCGCTGGGCTCGCCCGCGACGAAGGACACGCCCAACTACCAGTACGACCCGGAGCAGGCCAAGCAGCTGCTCGCGGAGTCGGGCGAGAAGGACGTGCGCCTCAAGCTGATCCTCCAGTCGGAGAACCAGAACGCCCTGCCCACGGCCCAGCTGCTGGCCGAGCAGCTCGGCAAGATCGGGATCGAGGTGGACGTGGTCCCGACGCCGTTCTCCACGCTGGTCAGCAACCTGCTCTCCGGCAAGTGGGACGCCGACATGATCGTGCTGAACGCGGCGCTCAACGCCGACGCGAGCCAGTACCTCGCGCTCTGGTTCGCCAAGGACAGCACCGCCACCAAGGTCGACGACCCGAAGCTGTGGCAGATGATGTCGGACGCCGTCACCACGACGGGTGGGGACGAGGACCGCAAGGCGAGGTACCAGGAGATCGGCGACTACATCGCAGAGAACGTCTACCAGATCGTGCCCTACGCCGCGCCGTCCGCCTACGACATGTGGACCAAGAAGCTGCACGGCTTCACGGCCGACGCGTCGGGCACCCGGATCCTCCTCAAGAACGCATGGATGGGATGA
- a CDS encoding ABC transporter permease, which translates to MTELAKAPSTRLPGRRRRRPSLRSRKEATAGIVILAVLILLSLTASWWTDFTPSQVAGRPFDAPSAEHWLGTDDLGRDYLVRLLTAGQTSLFISVAAASLALVVGTAIGIAAGLRGGWLDSILMAGIDLVLSFPSLLLALSAVTVLDPTKPILIVVLTVISVPQFARVVRTSSMELRSREFVLSARVSGVSSWAIAIKHLVPNVLPLLAVQFANTAAIAILVESSLSYLGLGVQPPEPSWGNMIFASQNYMTQCPWLPLAPAGALLLASIGWGLVGEGFNAGKRSLI; encoded by the coding sequence ATGACCGAACTCGCGAAGGCGCCCTCGACGCGCCTGCCCGGCCGCCGCCGGCGACGGCCGTCCCTCCGCTCGCGCAAGGAGGCGACTGCCGGCATCGTGATCCTGGCGGTGCTGATCCTGCTCTCGCTGACGGCGTCGTGGTGGACCGACTTCACCCCGTCGCAGGTGGCCGGCCGGCCCTTCGACGCACCGTCCGCCGAGCACTGGCTGGGCACCGACGACCTGGGCCGCGACTACCTGGTCCGACTGCTCACGGCGGGCCAGACGTCGCTGTTCATCTCGGTGGCGGCGGCGAGCCTGGCCCTGGTCGTCGGCACCGCGATCGGGATCGCGGCCGGCCTGCGCGGCGGTTGGCTGGACTCGATCCTGATGGCCGGCATCGACCTGGTCCTCTCCTTCCCGTCGCTGCTGCTCGCGCTCAGCGCGGTGACGGTGCTCGACCCCACGAAGCCGATCCTGATCGTGGTGCTCACGGTGATCTCGGTGCCGCAGTTCGCCCGGGTCGTGCGGACGTCCAGCATGGAGCTGCGCAGCCGGGAGTTCGTCCTCTCGGCGCGGGTCTCCGGGGTCTCGTCCTGGGCGATCGCGATCAAGCACCTGGTCCCCAACGTGCTGCCCCTCCTGGCCGTGCAGTTCGCCAACACCGCGGCCATCGCGATCCTCGTCGAGTCCTCGCTGAGCTATCTCGGTCTGGGCGTCCAGCCGCCCGAGCCGAGCTGGGGAAACATGATCTTCGCCTCGCAGAACTACATGACGCAGTGCCCCTGGCTGCCGCTGGCGCCAGCGGGGGCGTTGCTCCTGGCCTCGATCGGCTGGGGCCTGGTCGGCGAAGGCTTCAACGCGGGCAAGCGCTCGCTCATCTGA
- a CDS encoding ABC transporter permease, producing MTDVAPGALGAPRTARPPRFAGLPPIVTFVLWRVLRGLGVLFALSLIAFGLVHLLPGSPVDTLAGPYSDAATRAKLTEDLGLNEPLPVQYLTWLGNTLRGDLGTSVFNGLPVRELIGERLPNTFELAIFATIISAAWGVPAGAIAALRRGRGVDVAARSATFVGLAIPVFVFGVGLVLIFSALFPTWPTLGFVSFADDPMKNLQTMILPSIALGLPLGSTLCRYMRSSMLEVYEQDFIRTALATGSTKLQATLRHGVRNAAAPVATVAGLQMAGIVGNSILIENVFAIPGIGQLTVSAITQHDYAVAQACILVLGATFVLLNFIVDLLIPLIDPKIGRD from the coding sequence ATGACCGACGTCGCCCCCGGCGCCCTGGGCGCCCCCCGAACGGCTCGCCCCCCACGGTTCGCGGGCCTGCCACCGATCGTCACCTTCGTGCTGTGGCGCGTGCTGCGCGGTCTCGGTGTGCTGTTCGCCCTCTCGCTGATCGCCTTCGGCCTGGTCCACCTGCTGCCCGGCAGCCCCGTGGACACCCTCGCCGGCCCCTACAGCGACGCCGCGACCCGGGCCAAGCTGACCGAGGACCTGGGCCTCAACGAGCCGCTCCCGGTGCAGTACCTCACCTGGCTCGGCAACACCCTCCGCGGCGACCTCGGCACGTCGGTCTTCAACGGCCTGCCGGTCCGGGAGCTGATCGGCGAGCGGTTGCCGAACACCTTCGAGCTGGCCATCTTCGCCACCATCATCTCCGCGGCGTGGGGCGTGCCCGCGGGCGCGATCGCCGCGCTGCGCCGCGGCCGCGGTGTCGACGTCGCCGCCCGGTCGGCGACCTTCGTCGGCCTGGCGATCCCGGTGTTCGTGTTCGGTGTCGGGCTGGTGCTGATCTTCTCGGCCCTGTTCCCGACCTGGCCGACGCTGGGCTTCGTGTCCTTCGCGGACGACCCGATGAAGAACCTGCAGACCATGATCCTGCCGAGCATCGCGCTCGGCCTGCCGCTCGGCTCCACCCTGTGCCGCTACATGCGCAGCTCGATGCTCGAGGTCTACGAGCAGGACTTCATCCGCACGGCGCTCGCCACGGGCAGCACGAAGCTCCAGGCCACGCTCCGGCACGGCGTACGCAACGCGGCGGCTCCGGTCGCGACGGTCGCCGGCCTGCAGATGGCGGGCATCGTGGGCAACTCGATCCTGATCGAGAACGTCTTCGCGATCCCGGGCATCGGACAGCTCACGGTGAGCGCGATCACCCAGCACGACTACGCCGTCGCCCAGGCCTGCATCCTCGTGCTCGGCGCCACCTTCGTGCTCCTCAACTTCATCGTCGACCTCCTCATCCCCCTGATCGACCCGAAGATCGGACGAGACTGA
- a CDS encoding amidase: MEPTATAWREQLRRGELSAVELCEHYLARLDAVAHLNAVVARDDEAARAAAAAADARIRAGEDGPLLGIPLTVKDGLDAVGMPCRTGSLARADQPVRDAEVVRRVKAAGAVVLGKTNMPELGMSYETDNRVYGRTDHPFDPRRTPGGSSGGEGAVLGADASPLGIGTDGGGSIRVPSAFCGLFGLRPTTGRVPGTGAWPPGRAGSTFDLTCVGPMGRGTADIASLLGVLAGPDLVDPFAPPVPFADWTAVDVSRLRVGWYVEDGVAAPVSEVRAAVEKAAVALGEAGATVVEVVPPAGVRRATEYFFRATAADGGERLLDLVGDRPEDHVPQFLELVRHPPYGGSTSAADYFALLQEIFDLRAEVRRWVADYDVVLAPVVAGPAPLHGEPPAGVPGERYLRYESFNYTHTYSIAGLPAGSAPVAVSDGLPIGVQVVAPAWREDLVLAAQQVLEDAFGGFAMTDHLRAWTGSGATADTSSGRNRGEQR, translated from the coding sequence ATGGAGCCCACCGCAACCGCCTGGCGCGAGCAGCTGCGCAGGGGTGAGCTGTCCGCCGTCGAGCTCTGCGAGCACTACCTCGCCCGTCTCGACGCGGTCGCCCACCTCAACGCCGTCGTGGCCCGGGACGACGAGGCGGCGCGCGCGGCGGCCGCGGCGGCGGACGCCCGCATCCGCGCCGGCGAGGACGGACCGCTGCTCGGCATCCCCCTCACCGTCAAGGACGGGCTGGACGCGGTGGGCATGCCGTGCCGGACCGGGTCGTTGGCCCGGGCCGACCAGCCGGTCCGCGACGCCGAGGTCGTGCGCCGGGTCAAGGCGGCGGGTGCCGTGGTGCTCGGCAAGACGAACATGCCGGAGCTGGGCATGTCGTACGAGACCGACAACCGGGTCTACGGCAGGACCGACCATCCCTTCGACCCACGGCGTACGCCGGGCGGCTCCAGCGGAGGGGAGGGTGCCGTCCTCGGCGCGGACGCGTCGCCGCTCGGCATCGGCACCGACGGGGGTGGCTCGATCCGCGTCCCGTCGGCCTTCTGCGGCCTGTTCGGGCTCCGCCCCACCACGGGACGGGTGCCGGGGACGGGTGCCTGGCCGCCGGGCCGGGCCGGCAGCACCTTCGACCTGACCTGCGTCGGCCCGATGGGCCGCGGCACCGCCGACATCGCGTCGCTGCTGGGGGTGCTGGCCGGACCGGACCTCGTCGACCCCTTCGCGCCTCCCGTGCCGTTCGCGGACTGGACCGCCGTCGACGTGTCCCGGCTCCGCGTGGGCTGGTACGTCGAGGACGGCGTCGCGGCGCCGGTGTCCGAGGTCCGCGCGGCGGTCGAGAAGGCCGCGGTGGCGCTCGGCGAGGCCGGAGCCACGGTCGTGGAGGTCGTCCCGCCGGCCGGAGTGCGCCGTGCCACCGAGTACTTCTTCCGGGCCACCGCCGCCGACGGGGGAGAGCGCCTGCTCGACCTCGTCGGCGACCGACCCGAGGACCACGTCCCCCAGTTCCTCGAGCTCGTCCGGCACCCGCCGTACGGTGGCTCGACGAGCGCCGCGGACTACTTCGCGCTGCTCCAGGAGATTTTCGACCTGCGGGCCGAGGTCCGTCGGTGGGTCGCGGACTACGACGTGGTGCTCGCTCCCGTCGTCGCCGGACCGGCGCCGCTGCACGGCGAGCCGCCCGCCGGCGTACCCGGCGAGCGGTACCTGCGCTACGAGTCCTTCAACTACACCCACACCTACAGCATCGCGGGACTGCCGGCCGGATCCGCGCCGGTGGCGGTGTCCGACGGGCTGCCGATCGGCGTGCAGGTGGTCGCTCCGGCCTGGCGGGAGGACCTCGTCCTCGCCGCCCAGCAGGTGCTCGAGGACGCCTTCGGCGGCTTCGCGATGACCGACCACCTCCGCGCGTGGACGGGCTCGGGAGCCACGGCCGACACTTCATCTGGACGTAACAGGGGCGAGCAACGGTGA
- a CDS encoding amidase → MSIARETAGLDATAQAGLVRSGEVTPTELVEAAIERIESLDPTINAVIQRRFERALDEAAGPLPDGPFRGVPILLKDLGTPMAGEPSHLGSELLKRIGNVAKEDSALTTSIREAGFVVLGRTNVPEFGLVCTTEPAAYGPTRNPWDLDRSTGGSSGGAAAAVAAGLVPIAQGTDGGGSIRMPASHCGLLGLKPTRGRISLAPAGDGMEGHTTNGFLTTSVRDAAAALDLAAGYRPGDAFVPPPPAASYAELAGQAPPRLRVGLLDVPEVNGYPVDEEVRAVTRAGAQLIASLGHEVEDAYPQALLDAEYLRRWQELLSPSVSALFEDLERLAGRPVARDEAEEMAWWWRGIGERITATQHRHNQDWRDDFTRRVASWWAGGFDLLVSPVLPHAAPRLGFFDQPDGLRRSVDILCFTPQFNTTGQPAMSVPLGATATGLPLGLHVVAAHGREDLLLQLAAQLEQAAPWADRRPPLHATAERMSA, encoded by the coding sequence ATGAGCATCGCGAGGGAGACAGCGGGGCTGGACGCCACCGCGCAGGCGGGCCTGGTGCGGAGCGGCGAGGTGACGCCGACGGAGCTGGTCGAGGCCGCGATCGAGCGCATCGAGAGTCTCGACCCGACGATCAACGCCGTGATCCAGCGCCGCTTCGAGCGTGCGCTCGATGAGGCCGCCGGCCCGCTGCCCGACGGTCCGTTCCGCGGCGTGCCGATCCTGCTCAAGGACCTCGGCACCCCGATGGCGGGCGAGCCGTCGCACCTGGGCAGCGAGCTGCTCAAGCGGATCGGCAACGTGGCGAAGGAGGACAGCGCGCTGACGACGTCCATCCGCGAGGCGGGCTTCGTCGTGCTCGGGCGCACCAACGTGCCCGAGTTCGGCCTCGTCTGCACGACCGAGCCGGCGGCGTACGGCCCGACGCGCAACCCGTGGGACCTCGACCGGTCGACCGGCGGCTCGTCGGGTGGCGCCGCCGCGGCCGTGGCCGCGGGCCTGGTGCCCATCGCGCAGGGGACCGACGGCGGCGGCTCGATCAGGATGCCGGCGTCGCACTGCGGTCTGCTGGGTCTCAAGCCCACTCGCGGCCGGATCAGCCTGGCGCCCGCGGGGGACGGCATGGAGGGCCACACCACCAACGGCTTCCTGACGACCTCGGTGCGCGACGCCGCCGCGGCGCTGGACCTCGCCGCCGGCTACCGTCCCGGGGACGCGTTCGTGCCGCCCCCGCCGGCCGCGTCGTACGCCGAGCTGGCCGGCCAGGCGCCGCCGCGGCTGCGCGTCGGGCTGCTCGACGTACCGGAGGTCAACGGCTATCCGGTCGACGAGGAGGTCCGGGCCGTCACTCGCGCGGGGGCGCAGTTGATCGCCTCCCTCGGTCACGAGGTCGAGGACGCCTACCCCCAGGCGCTGCTGGACGCCGAGTACCTGCGCCGCTGGCAGGAGCTGCTGAGCCCCAGCGTCTCCGCTCTCTTCGAGGACCTCGAGCGCCTCGCCGGCCGCCCCGTCGCGCGGGACGAGGCCGAGGAGATGGCGTGGTGGTGGCGCGGGATCGGCGAGCGGATCACCGCGACCCAGCACCGGCACAACCAGGACTGGCGCGACGACTTCACCCGGCGCGTGGCGTCGTGGTGGGCCGGTGGCTTCGACCTCCTCGTCTCGCCCGTCCTGCCCCACGCGGCACCGCGGCTCGGCTTCTTCGACCAGCCCGACGGGCTGCGTCGCTCGGTGGACATCCTGTGCTTCACGCCGCAGTTCAACACCACCGGCCAGCCGGCGATGTCGGTGCCGCTCGGGGCCACCGCGACCGGGCTGCCGCTCGGCCTCCACGTCGTCGCGGCCCACGGCCGCGAGGACCTCCTGCTGCAGCTCGCCGCACAGCTCGAGCAGGCAGCGCCCTGGGCGGACCGCCGTCCGCCCCTCCACGCCACGGCCGAGAGGATGAGCGCCTGA
- a CDS encoding CapA family protein, with product MMPSTTVEVAAVPREPIRAGFRLGAVGDLMYLRPMSATLAVEQPDLVRLLGSVDLLFGNLETTLLDLAAAGCAPAAASGGSWLLAEPEVAADLAALGFGLVSLANNHAGDWGTEGLLGTLAAVRAAGITAAGAGTSLSGAIAPRYVDTAFGRVALVSATTTFTEHSRAGDPLGEIPARPGVAAIRSSPVATVPDELWHHLHRFAARHPSFLNLPGEDELRAMGGRFRRGTPGDDGEVRYEPDPEDVAAVLLAVRQARQNSNLVVFSLHSHEPSNDDTSPAAFAADLCRRAVDAGADLVVGHGPHQLRGVEVRDGVPILHSLGDFAMMSPSLDVVPLDTWRSCRTEPGAATVPELLHARNQVLFASDNVLESAVASMRWDEEGTVLQLHPLDLGRDRVGAARGVPGLARGPRATRIVDRLVELSSAVGTTLQRDEGRAVLRLPARRVR from the coding sequence ATGATGCCCAGCACGACCGTCGAGGTGGCCGCCGTGCCTCGTGAGCCGATCCGGGCCGGCTTCCGGCTCGGCGCGGTCGGCGACCTCATGTACCTACGGCCGATGTCCGCCACCCTGGCGGTCGAGCAGCCGGACCTGGTGCGGCTGCTCGGCTCGGTGGACCTGCTCTTCGGGAACCTGGAGACGACCCTGCTCGACCTCGCCGCCGCGGGCTGCGCACCGGCCGCGGCCTCGGGCGGGAGCTGGCTGCTGGCCGAGCCCGAGGTCGCCGCGGACCTGGCGGCGCTGGGCTTCGGCCTGGTCAGCCTGGCCAACAACCACGCCGGCGACTGGGGCACCGAAGGACTGCTGGGCACCCTGGCCGCGGTCCGCGCCGCGGGCATCACGGCGGCGGGCGCGGGGACCTCGCTCAGTGGCGCGATCGCCCCCCGGTACGTCGACACCGCCTTCGGCCGGGTCGCCCTCGTGTCCGCCACGACGACCTTCACCGAGCACTCCCGCGCGGGCGACCCACTGGGCGAGATCCCGGCCCGGCCGGGCGTCGCCGCGATCCGCAGCAGTCCCGTCGCGACCGTCCCGGACGAGCTGTGGCACCACCTGCACCGGTTCGCCGCCCGCCATCCCAGCTTCCTCAACCTGCCCGGCGAGGACGAGCTGCGCGCCATGGGCGGCCGGTTCCGGCGCGGCACACCCGGCGACGACGGCGAGGTGCGCTACGAGCCCGATCCCGAGGACGTCGCGGCGGTGCTGCTCGCCGTACGGCAGGCACGGCAGAACAGCAACCTGGTGGTGTTCTCCCTGCACTCCCACGAGCCGTCGAACGACGACACGAGTCCGGCCGCGTTCGCCGCGGACCTGTGCCGCCGCGCCGTCGACGCCGGCGCCGACCTCGTGGTCGGGCACGGGCCGCACCAGCTCCGCGGCGTCGAGGTTCGCGACGGCGTACCGATCCTGCACTCGCTCGGGGACTTCGCGATGATGTCCCCCAGCCTCGACGTCGTCCCTCTCGACACCTGGCGTTCGTGCCGCACCGAGCCGGGGGCGGCGACCGTGCCGGAGCTGCTCCATGCGCGCAACCAGGTGCTGTTCGCCAGCGACAACGTGCTGGAGTCCGCGGTGGCGAGCATGCGGTGGGACGAGGAGGGCACCGTCCTCCAGCTCCACCCGCTCGACCTGGGCCGCGACCGGGTGGGCGCCGCGCGGGGGGTGCCGGGACTGGCGCGCGGTCCGCGCGCCACCCGCATCGTCGATCGGCTGGTCGAGCTGAGCAGCGCCGTCGGCACCACCCTGCAGCGCGACGAGGGGCGGGCGGTTCTGCGCCTCCCGGCGCGGCGGGTCCGGTGA
- a CDS encoding M20 family metallopeptidase: MSSSPLPTLPESDEQVLRTRLDQLGDLLLETSHQIHARPEIRFEEVFASGLLAQRLEDDGFALVRPLAGLPTAFFATYDTGRPGPRVAIFCEYDALPEIGHGCGHNVIASAGLGAALLVKSLLADDPTLGGTLVVVGSPAEEGGGGKVPIIASGALDGLDAAMMLHPSGENLSAMRTLSRSGLQITFTGRAAHAAVSPERGVNALDAAVLTLTAIGLLRQQVPSDVRIHAIVTEGGEAQNIIPERTVLQASVRAEDPRLLLDDIQPRVENCARGAALATGAEVKIELTAPTYLSIQPNPVLEQIVEDSYHRIGRTTEPHRAEVFPGSTDMGNVSQVVPSIHPNIEIVPGLGMHSREAAELVGGEHGDRAVLDGALMLAMTAATLFRRPDVLAEVREQFTEGVRVDPIV, translated from the coding sequence ATGTCGTCCAGCCCGCTGCCCACCCTGCCGGAGTCGGACGAGCAGGTGCTGCGCACCCGCCTCGACCAGCTCGGCGACCTGCTGCTCGAGACCAGCCACCAGATCCACGCCCGGCCGGAGATCCGGTTCGAGGAGGTCTTCGCGAGCGGGCTGCTCGCCCAGCGGCTGGAGGACGACGGGTTCGCGCTGGTGCGGCCACTGGCCGGCCTGCCCACCGCGTTCTTCGCGACCTACGACACCGGTCGGCCGGGCCCGCGGGTCGCGATCTTCTGCGAGTACGACGCGCTGCCGGAGATCGGCCACGGCTGCGGCCACAACGTGATCGCGTCCGCCGGACTCGGCGCGGCCCTGCTCGTGAAGTCGCTGCTCGCCGACGACCCGACCCTCGGCGGCACGCTCGTCGTCGTCGGCAGTCCCGCCGAGGAGGGCGGCGGCGGCAAGGTCCCGATCATCGCCAGCGGCGCCCTGGACGGCCTCGACGCCGCGATGATGCTCCACCCCTCCGGCGAGAACCTCTCCGCCATGCGCACGCTGAGCCGCAGCGGCCTCCAGATCACCTTCACCGGACGCGCCGCCCACGCCGCGGTCAGCCCCGAGCGCGGCGTCAACGCCCTCGACGCCGCCGTCCTCACGCTCACCGCCATCGGCCTGCTGCGCCAGCAGGTCCCCAGCGACGTGCGGATCCACGCCATCGTCACCGAGGGCGGCGAGGCCCAGAACATCATCCCCGAGCGCACCGTGCTGCAGGCCTCGGTCCGCGCCGAGGACCCGCGGCTGCTTCTCGACGACATCCAGCCCCGCGTGGAGAACTGTGCCCGCGGCGCGGCGCTCGCCACCGGCGCCGAGGTGAAGATCGAGCTCACCGCGCCGACGTACCTGTCCATCCAGCCCAATCCCGTCCTCGAGCAGATCGTCGAGGACAGCTACCACCGCATCGGCCGCACGACCGAGCCGCACCGCGCCGAGGTCTTCCCCGGCTCCACCGACATGGGCAACGTCAGCCAGGTCGTCCCCTCGATCCATCCCAACATCGAGATCGTGCCCGGCCTCGGCATGCACAGCCGCGAGGCCGCCGAGCTCGTCGGCGGCGAGCACGGCGACCGCGCGGTCCTCGACGGGGCGCTGATGCTCGCGATGACGGCCGCGACGCTGTTCCGGCGGCCCGACGTGCTCGCCGAGGTCCGCGAGCAGTTCACCGAGGGTGTCCGGGTCGACCCGATCGTCTGA
- a CDS encoding flavin monoamine oxidase family protein, with protein MSDADLADLADRADLADCIVVGAGVAGLTAARLLAAAGRRVVVLEARDRVGGRTHSRRHDGLVTDLGASWIHGIDANPLHAAVAALGMPTTEFSVGSFQPDSRPIAYYGPDGARLDAAQVEAFAADVRAVDERLAGVIAASARGTSYETVAEEALADLAWPADRAERVREFLRHRTEEQYGVWIGELDAHGLDDDQVEGDEVVFPEGFDALALRLAEGLDVRLGQVVTRVEWSADGVVVRCGDQEVRAGRAIVTVPVGVLRSGTLVIDPPLPEPMAGALDRLEMNAFEKVFLRFPERFWAADVYAIRRQGPAASWWHSWYDLTPLHGVPTLLTFAAGPCARAVRGWSDEAITASVLAALREIHPDADLTPTSVEITRWQDDPFARGSYAYMSVGSTTEDHDVLATPVAGVLHLAGEATWTEDPATVTAALRSGHRAAENVLGRAVPIETLWTDPLATRPAPGGSPGGSAGGSDVDRRG; from the coding sequence ATGAGCGACGCCGACCTGGCCGACCTGGCCGACCGCGCCGACCTGGCCGACTGCATCGTCGTCGGAGCCGGCGTGGCCGGCCTGACCGCCGCCCGGCTGCTGGCCGCCGCCGGCCGGCGGGTGGTCGTGCTGGAGGCCCGCGACCGGGTCGGCGGCCGGACGCACTCGCGGCGGCACGACGGCCTGGTGACCGACCTCGGCGCGTCGTGGATCCACGGCATCGACGCCAACCCGCTGCACGCCGCGGTCGCGGCGCTCGGCATGCCGACGACGGAGTTCAGCGTCGGCAGCTTCCAGCCCGACAGCCGCCCGATCGCCTACTACGGCCCCGACGGGGCTCGTCTCGACGCGGCCCAGGTCGAGGCCTTCGCCGCCGACGTCCGCGCCGTCGACGAGCGCCTCGCCGGCGTCATCGCGGCGTCCGCCCGGGGCACGTCGTACGAGACCGTGGCCGAGGAGGCGCTGGCGGACCTGGCGTGGCCGGCCGACCGGGCCGAGCGGGTGCGGGAGTTCCTCCGCCACCGCACCGAGGAGCAGTACGGCGTGTGGATCGGCGAGCTCGACGCCCACGGCCTCGACGACGACCAGGTCGAGGGCGACGAGGTCGTCTTCCCCGAGGGCTTCGACGCGCTCGCGCTGCGGCTGGCCGAGGGACTCGACGTTCGCCTCGGGCAGGTGGTGACCCGGGTCGAGTGGAGCGCCGACGGCGTCGTCGTGCGGTGCGGCGACCAGGAGGTTCGTGCCGGACGCGCGATCGTGACGGTCCCGGTCGGCGTCCTCAGGTCGGGGACGCTGGTCATCGACCCACCCCTGCCCGAGCCCATGGCGGGCGCGCTCGACCGCCTGGAGATGAACGCCTTCGAGAAGGTGTTCCTCCGCTTCCCCGAGCGGTTCTGGGCCGCCGACGTCTATGCGATCCGGCGCCAGGGACCGGCTGCCTCCTGGTGGCACTCCTGGTACGACCTGACCCCGCTGCACGGCGTACCGACCCTGCTGACCTTCGCGGCCGGTCCGTGCGCCCGGGCGGTCCGCGGCTGGAGCGACGAGGCGATCACCGCGTCGGTGCTGGCCGCGCTGCGCGAGATCCACCCGGACGCCGACCTCACGCCCACCTCCGTCGAGATCACCCGCTGGCAGGACGACCCCTTCGCCCGCGGCTCCTACGCCTACATGAGCGTCGGCTCCACCACCGAGGACCACGACGTCCTCGCCACACCCGTCGCCGGCGTGCTGCACCTGGCCGGCGAGGCGACCTGGACCGAGGACCCGGCGACGGTCACGGCCGCCCTCCGGTCCGGGCACCGCGCCGCGGAGAACGTGCTGGGCCGGGCGGTTCCGATCGAGACGCTGTGGACGGACCCGCTCGCTACCCGGCCGGCACCGGGAGGGTCACCCGGAGGAAGCGCGGGCGGTAGCGACGTGGATCGTCGCGGATGA